The proteins below come from a single Triticum aestivum cultivar Chinese Spring chromosome 5D, IWGSC CS RefSeq v2.1, whole genome shotgun sequence genomic window:
- the LOC123123044 gene encoding inosine-5'-monophosphate dehydrogenase-like: MASLADDGFSAARLFSQGVSYTYDDVIFLPGFIDFPADAVDLSTRLSRRVPLSVPCVASPMDTVSEAAMAAAMASLGGVAVVHSNTEPRAQASIVRAAKSRRLPFVSSLPIFSPASAPTLNDFAGHDYALVTEQGDSLSRLLGVAVAADAASPEAPAPVSEYMRPAPRSASASFDFEQAAAFLADEGLDYAPLVSEEGEVIDLVTSKDVERIRSYPKLGKPSLGADGKFVVAASIGTREDDKRRLEQLIQAGANAIVIDSSQGNSTYQLDMIRYAKKTFPEVDLIGGNVVTIGQAQNLIAAGVDGLRVGMGSGSICTTQEVCAVGRGQATAVYKVASYAKDHNVPVIADGGISYSGHIVKALSLGASTVMMGSFLAGSHEAPGAYEYKDGHRVKKYRGMGSLEAMTKGSDARYLGDTLKLKVAQGVVGAVADKGSVLRFIPYTMQAVKQGFQDLGASSLQSAHDLLRAETLRLEVRTGAAQVEGGIHGLVSYEKKSF, from the exons ATGGCGAGCCTCGCCGACGACGGCTTCTCGGCGGCGCGCCTCTTCTCGCAGGGCGTGTCCTACACCTATGACGACGTGATCTTCCTCCCGGGCTTCATCGACTTCCCCGCCGACGCCGTCGACCTCTCCACCCGCCTCTCCCGCCGCGTGCCGCTCTCCGTCCCCTGCGTCGCCTCCCCCATGGACACCGTCTCcgaggccgccatggccgccgcgatGGCCTCCCTCGgcggcgtcgccgtcgtccactcCAACACCGAGCCCCGCGCCCAGGCCTCCATCGTCCGCGCCGCCAAGTCCCGCCGCCTCCCCTTCGTCTCCTCCCTCCCCATCTTCTCCCCGGCCTCCGCCCCGACGCTCAACGACTTCGCGGGCCACGACTACGCCCTCGTCACCGAGCAAGGGGATTCGCTCTCCAGGCTCCTCGGCGTCGCGGTGGCCGCCGATGCGGCCTCGCCCGAGGCCCCTGCCCCGGTGTCCGAGTACATGCGCCCCGCCCCGCGCTCGGCCTCCGCCTCCTTTGACTTCGagcaggcggcggccttcctcgccgACGAGGGCTTGGACTACGCCCCTCTCGTGTCCGAGGAGGGTGAGGTAATCGACCTCGTCACCTCCAAGGACGTTGAGCGCATTCGGAGCTATCCGAAGCTAGGCAAGCCATCTCTCGGAGCAGACGGGAAGTTCGTGGTTGCGGCCTCTATTGGAACCCGTGAGGATGACAAGCGAAGGCTAGAGCAGCTAATTCAGGCAGGGGCCAATGCTATTGTCATCGATAGCTCGCAGGGGAACTCCACCTATCAGCTTGACATGATAAGGTATGCCAAGAAGACGTTTCCGGAGGTGGATTTGATTGGAGGCAATGTGGTGACAATTGGGCAGGCGCAGAATTTGATTGCTGCTGGAGTGGATGGCCTGCGTGTTGGAATGGGCTCTGGTTCAATTTGCACTACCCAGGAGGTTTGTGCTGTCGGTAGAGGACAG GCCACTGCTGTTTACAAGGTTGCATCATATGCCAAGGATCACAATGTGCCAGTTATAGCTGATGGTGGTATTTCATACTCTGGCCATATTGTGAAGGCTTTGTCACTGGGGGCTTCAACTGTTATGATGGGCAGTTTCTTGGCTGGCAGCCATGAGGCTCCTGGGGCCTATGAATACAAG GACGGCCATCGAGTGAAAAAATACAGAGGCATGGGCTCCCTCGAAGCCATGACAAAGGGGAGCGATGCAAGGTATCTTGGTGATACTCTGAAGCTTAAAGTTGCCCAGGGAGTTGTTGGAGCGGTAGCTGACAAAGGTTCTGTTCTGAGGTTTATTCCGTATACAATGCAAGCTGTTAAGCAAGGATTCCAAGATCTTGGTGCATCCTCTTTGCAGTCAGCTCATGATCTTTTACGAGCGGAGACTCTTAGATTAGAG GTGAGGACCGGCGCCGCTCAAGTGGAGGGAGGGATCCACGGGCTGGTGTCGTACGAGAAGAAATCGTTCTAG